From the genome of Geoalkalibacter ferrihydriticus DSM 17813, one region includes:
- a CDS encoding type II toxin-antitoxin system PemK/MazF family toxin: MKRGDLVLVAVPGAFGKPRPALIVQSDLFAEHPSVTICLLSSHLQPTPLFRYTVEPLPENGLTVKSQVQVDKLMTLPRSKAGQKIGILTDQQMQEMTRLLALWIGIAG; the protein is encoded by the coding sequence ATGAAACGAGGCGATCTCGTTCTGGTGGCGGTACCTGGGGCTTTCGGGAAACCCCGCCCCGCCTTGATCGTACAATCCGACTTGTTTGCGGAACATCCGAGCGTTACGATCTGCCTTCTGAGTAGCCATCTGCAACCGACACCGCTCTTTCGCTACACTGTTGAGCCCTTGCCGGAAAACGGACTGACTGTAAAATCCCAAGTCCAAGTCGACAAGCTGATGACTCTCCCCAGATCGAAAGCAGGACAAAAGATCGGCATTTTGACCGACCAGCAGATGCAGGAAATGACACGACTGCTCGCGTTATGGATCGGCATCGCCGGTTAG
- a CDS encoding antitoxin MazE family protein, with protein sequence MQSQAKSPKDRVKSYRSRMRAAGLKPVQIWVPDANSCDFAEECRRQSRIIRNDPLETRDLELLADLADWGHE encoded by the coding sequence GTGCAATCCCAAGCCAAATCGCCCAAGGATCGAGTAAAAAGTTACCGCAGCCGCATGCGCGCCGCAGGCCTCAAACCCGTCCAAATATGGGTGCCGGACGCGAATTCATGCGACTTTGCCGAGGAATGCCGCAGACAATCGCGCATTATTCGCAATGATCCCCTGGAAACCCGCGATCTTGAACTTCTGGCCGATCTCGCTGACTGGGGCCATGAATGA
- a CDS encoding 4Fe-4S ferredoxin yields MTQPDTQRAWVQDILHDFWQKSPANSLHLASSEKAWAAPHFAVARGDDPWFARLKDMIGPFYWTPEEAFAQAFPETPAAASELRVISYVLPQTAATRHDQQREDKLPAERWARSRFFGEQFNCDLRLHLAATLTDAGFASVAPERLPGFDYRTSENFGIASNWSERHTAFIAGMGTFGLSDGLITPYGKAVRFGSVVTRLALPVSERPYGDDHQAWCLWHARGTCGACVRRCPVNAITTVHGHDKERCRTYIREVTTPYTTEKFGTGATPCGLCQVKIPCESRVPV; encoded by the coding sequence ATGACTCAACCTGACACACAGCGCGCCTGGGTGCAGGACATCCTGCACGATTTCTGGCAGAAATCCCCCGCCAACAGCCTGCACCTTGCAAGCTCTGAAAAAGCCTGGGCCGCGCCCCACTTTGCGGTGGCGCGCGGCGACGATCCCTGGTTTGCGCGCCTCAAGGACATGATCGGCCCCTTTTACTGGACACCCGAAGAAGCCTTTGCGCAAGCCTTTCCCGAGACACCCGCTGCGGCCTCCGAGTTGCGCGTGATCAGCTATGTGCTGCCGCAGACCGCCGCAACCCGCCACGACCAGCAGCGGGAAGATAAACTTCCCGCCGAGCGCTGGGCGCGCTCACGTTTTTTCGGTGAGCAGTTCAACTGCGACCTGCGTCTGCATCTGGCCGCGACCCTTACTGACGCCGGCTTCGCGTCTGTCGCACCCGAGCGCTTGCCAGGCTTTGACTACCGCACTTCAGAAAATTTCGGCATTGCCTCCAACTGGTCTGAACGCCACACCGCCTTCATTGCCGGGATGGGCACCTTCGGACTCTCCGACGGTCTCATTACCCCCTACGGCAAGGCGGTGCGTTTCGGTTCGGTGGTCACGCGCCTCGCACTGCCGGTCAGTGAACGACCCTACGGGGATGATCATCAGGCCTGGTGTTTGTGGCATGCACGCGGCACCTGCGGGGCCTGCGTGCGGCGCTGCCCGGTGAACGCCATCACCACCGTTCACGGCCACGACAAGGAGCGCTGCCGCACCTACATCCGTGAAGTGACGACGCCCTACACCACGGAAAAATTCGGCACCGGCGCCACCCCCTGCGGGCTGTGCCAGGTGAAGATCCCCTGCGAATCGCGGGTGCCCGTGTGA
- the znuB gene encoding zinc ABC transporter permease subunit ZnuB, producing MIFDDFLLRALFGGLGVAAVSGPFGVFMVWRRLAYFGDTLAHSALLGIALGLLLNLDPTLAVIAVCQLLALLLFALQRQRELASDTLLGILSHGSLALGLVALAFMQDVRVDLMAYLFGDILAVNRTDLAWIFSGGLLAITALAAIWRPLLALTVHEDLARVDGVRVGFVQWLYTALLALVVAVMMKIVGVILVTALLIIPAATARRLTRTPETMAAAASLVGCLAVGGGLAASLQWDTPAGPSIVVAAALLFILSRAVPRRFSRA from the coding sequence ATGATTTTCGACGACTTTCTTCTGCGCGCCCTGTTCGGCGGCCTCGGCGTCGCTGCGGTATCCGGGCCCTTCGGTGTCTTCATGGTGTGGCGGCGCCTGGCCTATTTCGGTGACACCCTGGCGCACAGCGCCCTGCTCGGCATCGCCCTGGGACTTCTGCTGAACCTGGATCCGACCCTGGCGGTGATCGCCGTCTGTCAGTTGCTGGCCCTGCTGCTGTTTGCATTGCAACGCCAGCGCGAGCTGGCGAGCGACACCCTGCTCGGCATCCTCTCCCACGGCTCTCTGGCTCTGGGGCTTGTCGCCCTGGCCTTTATGCAGGATGTGCGGGTGGATCTCATGGCCTATCTGTTCGGCGATATCCTGGCCGTCAACCGCACCGATCTGGCCTGGATTTTCAGCGGCGGACTCCTCGCCATTACGGCGCTGGCCGCTATCTGGAGACCGCTGCTGGCCCTCACCGTGCATGAAGATCTGGCTCGGGTGGATGGGGTCCGGGTGGGTTTCGTGCAGTGGCTCTACACCGCACTGCTGGCTCTGGTGGTGGCGGTGATGATGAAAATCGTCGGCGTCATTCTGGTCACTGCCCTGCTCATCATTCCAGCCGCCACGGCACGTCGCCTGACCCGCACCCCCGAAACCATGGCCGCGGCGGCAAGCCTGGTCGGCTGCCTGGCGGTCGGCGGCGGGCTGGCCGCATCCCTGCAGTGGGACACCCCGGCAGGGCCGTCCATTGTCGTTGCCGCCGCCCTTCTGTTCATCCTGAGCCGTGCCGTGCCACGGCGTTTTTCTCGCGCCTGA
- a CDS encoding ATP-binding cassette domain-containing protein: MTSAESQTLLRVSAVSVRLGDREILKAVDLNVTADEIITIVGPNGAGKTTLLRIALNLLKPDSGEVWRQPGLRLGYVPQRLHLDETFPLSVLRFLNLAPTAGLKPLRELANAGLGHLAERPLQKLSGGELQRVLLVRAQLNRPQLLVLDEPTQGIDVHGQQDFYEYLGTLRRRLGCAILLVSHDLHLVMGATDRVVCLNRHICCSGTPEAIARNSAFIELFGARADSLAIYSHDRKHRHHQEKAQ, translated from the coding sequence ATGACAAGCGCTGAAAGCCAAACGTTGCTGCGTGTGTCTGCCGTCAGCGTGCGTCTCGGGGATCGTGAAATCCTCAAAGCGGTCGATCTCAACGTTACCGCCGATGAAATCATTACCATCGTCGGCCCCAACGGTGCGGGCAAAACCACCCTGCTGCGCATCGCCCTGAACCTGCTTAAGCCGGACAGCGGCGAGGTCTGGCGCCAGCCCGGCCTGCGTCTGGGCTATGTGCCGCAGCGCCTGCACCTGGACGAAACCTTTCCCCTGAGCGTGCTCCGCTTTCTCAACCTGGCACCCACGGCCGGCCTTAAACCTCTGCGAGAGCTTGCCAACGCCGGACTCGGGCATCTTGCCGAGCGCCCTTTGCAGAAACTCTCCGGCGGCGAGTTACAGCGCGTGCTGCTGGTGCGGGCACAGCTCAACCGGCCGCAATTGCTGGTGCTCGATGAACCGACCCAGGGCATCGATGTGCATGGCCAGCAGGATTTCTATGAGTACCTCGGCACCCTGCGGCGGCGCCTCGGGTGCGCCATCCTCCTCGTCTCCCACGACCTGCATCTGGTTATGGGCGCCACCGACCGGGTGGTATGCCTCAACCGCCATATCTGCTGTAGCGGCACTCCCGAAGCCATCGCGCGCAACAGCGCTTTCATCGAGCTTTTCGGGGCGCGCGCCGACAGCCTCGCCATCTACAGCCATGACCGCAAGCACCGTCATCATCAGGAGAAAGCACAATGA
- a CDS encoding Fur family transcriptional regulator has protein sequence MRPAPDHLFPSQDHDHATCVATALDTAETICRARGVRLTELRRRVLELVWSNHKPVGAYALLARLQENGSAAPPTVYRALDFLLEQGLIHRVSSLNAFVGCARPGEDHSGQFLICEQCQNLVELDDADISAAIARGSSASGFAPRLQTVEILGLCPQCRD, from the coding sequence TTGCGACCTGCCCCGGATCATCTGTTTCCCAGCCAGGACCATGACCATGCAACCTGCGTGGCCACCGCCCTCGATACCGCCGAAACCATCTGCCGCGCCCGCGGGGTGCGCCTGACCGAATTGCGGCGCCGGGTTCTCGAACTGGTCTGGAGCAACCACAAGCCGGTGGGCGCCTACGCTTTGCTGGCGCGCTTGCAGGAGAATGGCTCCGCGGCCCCGCCGACGGTCTACCGCGCCCTGGACTTTCTTCTGGAGCAGGGCCTTATCCACCGCGTTTCCTCCCTCAACGCCTTCGTCGGCTGCGCACGCCCCGGAGAAGATCACAGCGGCCAGTTTCTGATCTGTGAACAGTGCCAGAATCTGGTCGAACTCGATGACGCCGACATCAGCGCCGCCATCGCCCGCGGCAGCAGCGCTTCGGGTTTCGCCCCGCGTCTGCAGACAGTGGAAATCCTCGGCCTCTGTCCCCAGTGCCGGGACTAA
- the znuA gene encoding zinc ABC transporter substrate-binding protein ZnuA, which yields MFFKVIFSVFALLLSSTAWAQPKVVVSVKPVHSLVAGVLDGIGEAELLLSGGESPHSYALRPSQARALAAADLVFWVGPDLETFLTRALRSLSADARVVRLSEAPGLELLPMRSGGVWDAHDHDHGHGHGHGHEHASDSHGHAKKHQQEGGSDPHLWLDPGNAQAIVAIALAELQKLFPEQRERLAANAAQLTERLAVLDAELGRQLAPVREMPFVVFHDAYQYLEQRYGLNSVGSISLNPERTPGAQRVREVQRLIRERGARCVFAEPQFTPRLVDTVMQGSGARLGVLDPLGAELVQGPDAYFALMTALGENLRACLDPDGP from the coding sequence ATGTTCTTCAAAGTGATTTTTTCTGTATTCGCCCTTTTGTTGTCCTCAACGGCCTGGGCGCAGCCCAAGGTGGTCGTGAGCGTCAAGCCGGTGCATTCTCTGGTGGCGGGGGTGCTGGACGGCATCGGCGAGGCTGAACTGTTGCTGTCCGGCGGCGAGTCGCCGCACAGCTATGCGTTGCGCCCTTCCCAGGCGCGTGCTTTGGCCGCGGCGGATCTGGTGTTCTGGGTCGGCCCCGACCTGGAGACTTTTCTGACGCGGGCCCTGCGTTCCTTGAGCGCCGATGCGCGCGTTGTACGTCTGTCTGAGGCCCCGGGGCTCGAACTTCTGCCGATGCGCAGTGGCGGAGTATGGGACGCGCATGACCACGACCACGGGCACGGGCACGGCCATGGACACGAACATGCCTCTGACAGTCATGGCCATGCGAAAAAACATCAGCAGGAGGGCGGCTCTGATCCTCACCTGTGGCTTGATCCAGGCAATGCCCAAGCCATTGTGGCGATTGCCCTGGCCGAGTTGCAGAAGCTGTTTCCCGAGCAGCGCGAACGCTTGGCCGCCAATGCCGCGCAATTGACGGAGCGCCTTGCGGTCCTGGATGCCGAACTCGGGCGGCAGCTGGCGCCGGTGCGCGAAATGCCTTTTGTCGTGTTTCACGATGCCTACCAGTATCTGGAGCAGCGCTATGGACTCAACTCGGTCGGCTCCATCAGCCTCAACCCCGAGCGCACGCCCGGCGCACAGCGGGTGCGCGAGGTGCAGCGCCTGATCCGGGAGCGCGGCGCGCGCTGCGTGTTTGCCGAGCCCCAGTTCACCCCGCGTCTGGTGGACACGGTGATGCAGGGCAGCGGCGCACGCCTGGGCGTGCTCGATCCGCTGGGGGCCGAATTGGTGCAAGGGCCTGATGCCTATTTCGCACTCATGACAGCCTTGGGCGAGAATTTACGCGCCTGCCTGGACCCGGACGGCCCGTGA
- a CDS encoding YkgJ family cysteine cluster protein, with protein MSELREEVAAYGRHLAHYDRWFERCLQRFSQRIRCAAGCSACCRALFDISLLDAALLQEGLRRLPAKVQTQVAERAWAIIARLQQRWPGFDHPFTLNHLPEDQWEVPEEDDTPCPLLDAQGRCLVYAYRPATCRLHGLPNIDEGGEVFQAQSCSHNFPGEDALEILELRADFRTVFREEAHLYRRFAEKVWGSPEVQADTFIAAVPFIDFTVLGARKRHDKL; from the coding sequence GTGAGCGAACTGCGTGAAGAGGTGGCGGCCTACGGCCGCCACCTGGCACACTATGACCGCTGGTTTGAGCGCTGCTTGCAGCGCTTTTCCCAGCGCATCCGCTGCGCGGCTGGTTGTTCGGCCTGCTGCCGGGCGCTGTTCGATATCAGTCTGCTCGATGCCGCCCTGCTGCAGGAGGGGTTGCGGCGCTTGCCGGCGAAGGTGCAGACACAGGTTGCTGAGCGCGCCTGGGCGATCATCGCTCGTCTCCAACAGCGCTGGCCGGGGTTCGACCATCCCTTCACTCTCAATCATCTTCCTGAAGACCAGTGGGAGGTGCCCGAGGAGGACGACACGCCCTGCCCGCTGCTCGACGCACAGGGGCGCTGTCTGGTTTACGCATATCGCCCGGCCACCTGCCGGCTGCATGGGCTGCCCAATATCGATGAAGGCGGAGAGGTTTTTCAGGCGCAGAGTTGCAGCCATAATTTCCCAGGGGAAGACGCGCTGGAAATCCTGGAGCTGCGCGCGGATTTTCGCACGGTCTTCAGGGAAGAAGCGCATCTTTACCGGCGCTTTGCCGAGAAGGTCTGGGGATCGCCCGAGGTGCAGGCCGACACATTCATCGCCGCTGTGCCCTTTATTGATTTCACCGTGCTTGGCGCGCGCAAAAGACATGATAAATTATAG
- a CDS encoding carbamate kinase has product MNARADLPLLLVALGGNALVRANEEGTITQQFANLERPARQLARLTTSHRLVITHGNGPQVGNLLLQQESCREVPQLPLEILVAQTQGQIGYMIESSLDAAFAAEGVNDPPPMLSLISYVVVDAEDPAFQHPTKPIGPFYKKRPQAEFPLVETPQGWRRVVASPEPRSVVEKREIRLLTKQGFVVICCGGGGIPVVREGRGFHGVEAVIDKDLASARLAREVGVELFIIASDVPGVALNFGTPQQRFVRHLSVTEAGRHQEDGQFAPGSMAPKVQACLRFLADGGRRALICAVEDIEAAVAGEAGTEFFPE; this is encoded by the coding sequence ATGAACGCCAGAGCCGATTTACCCCTGCTGCTCGTCGCTCTGGGCGGCAACGCCTTGGTACGCGCCAATGAAGAAGGCACAATTACCCAGCAGTTCGCCAATCTGGAGCGGCCGGCGCGCCAACTGGCAAGGCTGACAACCAGCCATCGCCTTGTCATCACCCACGGCAACGGCCCGCAGGTGGGCAATCTGCTCCTGCAGCAGGAAAGCTGCCGCGAAGTACCGCAACTGCCCCTGGAAATCCTCGTCGCCCAGACCCAGGGCCAGATCGGCTACATGATCGAATCGTCCCTTGATGCTGCTTTCGCCGCGGAGGGCGTGAATGATCCGCCACCGATGTTGAGTCTCATCAGTTATGTGGTCGTTGACGCCGAAGATCCGGCTTTTCAGCATCCCACCAAACCCATCGGCCCTTTTTATAAAAAGCGCCCCCAGGCCGAATTCCCGCTGGTGGAAACGCCCCAGGGCTGGCGGCGGGTGGTGGCCTCGCCCGAGCCCCGGAGCGTCGTCGAGAAACGCGAAATCCGCCTGCTCACGAAGCAGGGCTTTGTCGTCATCTGCTGCGGGGGCGGCGGGATACCGGTGGTGCGCGAAGGACGGGGGTTTCACGGAGTGGAGGCGGTCATCGACAAGGATTTGGCCAGCGCGCGGCTGGCGCGGGAGGTGGGGGTCGAGTTGTTCATTATTGCCAGCGACGTCCCCGGCGTGGCGCTGAATTTCGGTACGCCGCAACAACGCTTCGTGCGCCACCTGAGCGTGACTGAGGCAGGCAGGCACCAGGAAGACGGACAGTTCGCCCCAGGTTCAATGGCCCCGAAGGTTCAGGCATGCCTGCGCTTTCTCGCAGACGGAGGACGCCGCGCCCTGATCTGCGCCGTCGAGGACATTGAAGCCGCGGTGGCAGGCGAGGCCGGCACCGAATTTTTCCCGGAATGA